The Accipiter gentilis chromosome 29, bAccGen1.1, whole genome shotgun sequence genome segment atgtgcaGAGGGGCCCCCGGGGGGGCGTGCTGGGGGAGGCTGCGCGCTTCATGGCGGgagggggggctcggggggggggggggggctcgggggaaCGCATCTGTTTTGCTTCTGTCAGAGTCGCAGGCTGCCTCGGTGTGGAAGCGGCTGCCGGCATCGAGATGGTTTCTGGGCTAGCCGAGGGGTCCGGACAGCCAGCCGCCCAGGGCCGGAGTCCCAGGGCTGCATTGTCAAGGGGAGCGAGTGGTGGGGCAGCACGAATCAAGCGAGCAGCTGGGACCGAGTACCTCTGGGCACCTGCTGTCATTGCCGTGAAAAATTGCATGTAGTTTGTGGTAATGATGTACTGTATTTTGCAGAGCTATGGATCTCACTGGAGGAGCACCAAGACGCGTTAGAGCTTATCATGAGCAAATACAGAAAGCAGATGTTACAGCTTTTGCAAGGGAGAAAGGGCGAAGATGCTGAACCAGTGTTGAAAGTTCATCAGGCTAATGCTTTGGTAAGGTGGGATGGAGGCGGAAGGGGGGCTTAAGACCCCTGTTCCCTGTCTCTCGCTTGCTTTCATACAACCTTGGTTTCCATTCATGGAACGTCTCTGCTCCAAAATACAGTTTCTGAAACTCTTGTCTCTCtttgctggtattttttttctctattcctttTATAGCACTCAGGTTGTAACAGTGATCACAGAGGACGCTGAAAAGCATAACCCTTGCACAGCCCAGGTGAAAGCTTGTTCTTTATTCACTAGGTGGTGAATTCCGTGGGTTAAGCCCAATGTCCATGGTTCTCTACAGTGAAGTCAAAGACATCAGAGTTGTTACTGTTCCTGTTCAGTAATTGTAACAAAGGGAGAAGAACCTCGTAAATCTCTGTGAGCTGCAGTATGCTTAATTCTTAAGAAATCATCACTCCCAGATGTTTTTAAATCTGGATACTCTGTGCAGTGGCCTAAAAGGGTCCCTTTGTCCATGCTTGTTGCAGTGACTTTGGAACTCTAAGGTGTGGCTACTGATAATTGCCACCTGTTTTATGTCTAGGTGTCTGATaacaatataataataacaacattaAATCTCTGTTTAAGTCTCATAAATTAAGTTAGGCTTTTGTTAAGATGCATTTTTATGTGATTAGAGAACAGCAAACTGGTTCAACCTAATGACATCTCCTGTCTTGTGGTTTTTTAATTGGAATTGGAGCCAGCCTAATTCTTTGCACATGTATCTTTGCGCTGATATGTGGCAACTCATTAGTCCTCTGTCTTGTGTTGCTTCAGTTCTCTGAAGTTAGGTAGTGTAGCAATGTCTTGCTTCCAGTGCTTGCTTAGGTACATTAATCGCTCTGTTTATCAAGACTTGATGTTTGAACAAAACTTCTAATATTTTCCTCTGGCACTGCTTTTGCTCCATTTTAATGGCATGGAAATGCAGAGCTGAAAAGGCTCTGGAGAAACCTCTGATGGAATGTACCTAGACTATCTCGGTATCTAGGCAAAATCTTCTGTACTTCAGGTTAAGTCCGTGAGTTTTTTCTCCTACCCACCACTTGGAGAACAGTAATGGcctttaaatatcttttaaagagCTATATTCTTATTATAACCAtctttctgtttagaaaaaaagtcattctttCTTCTCAGATTAagtctttcttgttcttcccgcTCTCTCCTAGATCCTCTAATTTGTTTACATATTTTCTGAATAATGAAATTCAAAACTGAATTCCCTGCTCTGGTGATACATTTATCTTCCAGAGGCAGTGGAATACCTACTGACACTTAGAGAAAAGAAACTTCACCCTACAACATTATCTCATATTCCCCAAAGTGCTTTGTGATAACCTCATATGTTTATGTTGCGTTAAAATGCTTCAAAAGCTTCTAAATTCTTATCTTGCTACTTGTTGCCAATTACTGACATTTTTGTGTTTGCACATTTGAGTTGCTCTCTGAATACTGTATTTTGAAATGGAACGCTCTTCAAACAGGATTTGTTGCTACATTACATGTTGGAATTTTTCAGTGTTCATTATATGTGCATTTCTGAGCTTCAACAAAATGCATCTTCCACCAAAGAATTAGGGCTGTATCTAGACAGATTCTGTAAAAACTGCCTCAGGAGGCTCTGGTCTTAACTTATTTTAGTTTTCCTTGCTTGGCTTCCTTCAGAGATGAGGCTCTTTACTTCACACTGTTAATTAGTCTTGAAACctcatttgcttttgtatttggCATTCTTACCAATTCAGAGTCAGGCTTTCCTAATGAAGCAATATAAAATTTGCTGCATACTAACCATATTCACATGAACCTGAGTCTGTTGTCTCAGTCCTTGTCACACTTGAAATTACTTCCATTTTAGTAAGTAAGTAAGGGTACCTTATTCTATTCACTGTTTTCATTGATGACTCCTGATAATGGATGATAAGGTACGTGTTTTCATCTTTAAATATTATACAAATTAGAGAGGATTGCAAGCACTTGGGAGGAAAGGATTCAAATTCAAAATGGGGAAATAATCCAAAATcaagaaaatgaaagtaatttttttggaAGAATCATTACTGCTGCTTTTGCCTGAACATATTGAATATATCATTTTTATGTCTTTCAGGAGATTGAAAGTCAAATAGACAGAATATGTGAGATGGGAGAGGTGATGAGAAAAGCTATGCAAGTCGATGATGATCAGTTCTTTAAAGTTCAGGAGAAACTAGCTCAGTTGGAGGTAAGAACAGATACGATTGATAAGGTTAGATCGAGCTTTGGGCCTCTCTAGACTTACTTTGGAGTTTCTATGTTTGTGTCCAGGATTTGTAACAGTCAAAAATTTGGGGGTGGGCTCAGGAAATGCAGAACAtgatctgttttattttcaggttcTTGATGTTTGTATTATATATATGAAGCCAGAAGCAAAAGATAAGCTTTAAATATTGCTAGCACTGTATTAATGCTTATGTTAGAAAACCAGTGTTTTATTGAGCTGTGAAGGAGCAGGACTGTTTAAAGATTATGGTCCTTTAATTGTGAATTAGCTCATTTCTATTATAGTCCTTTAATTGTGAATTAGCTCATTTCTGTTTCagcaaaaatattgattttgCAGCTTGAAAACAAAGAGCTGCGTGAACTATTGTCAATCAGCAAAGAATCTTTTGAGGTGGGGAGAGAAGATCTGCCTGACTGTGAAGCTTAGGTCACAAAATAATCGTATCTCCAAATCTTGACTTCAGAGACTATTATGAAACTACCCTACAAGGACGGGTTTTGATCTGTTCTTTTCAGGTGTTTCCTTGTATGTTCATCTTTCAAAATGCGTGggctgttttctctgcatttttc includes the following:
- the SIKE1 gene encoding LOW QUALITY PROTEIN: suppressor of IKBKE 1 (The sequence of the model RefSeq protein was modified relative to this genomic sequence to represent the inferred CDS: inserted 1 base in 1 codon) encodes the protein MTCTIEKILTDAKTLLERLKEHDTAAESLIDQSAVLHQRVAAMREAGAAWAEKVRAAGXAGRRAGGEAAGPTAVSQQGQGAAAERADPSRLRPHVLLSQENTQIRDLQRENRELWISLEEHQDALELIMSKYRKQMLQLLQGRKGEDAEPVLKVHQANALEIESQIDRICEMGEVMRKAMQVDDDQFFKVQEKLAQLELENKELRELLSISKESFEVGREDLPDCEA